One segment of Tenrec ecaudatus isolate mTenEca1 chromosome 1, mTenEca1.hap1, whole genome shotgun sequence DNA contains the following:
- the LOC142437107 gene encoding ETS translocation variant 3-like protein: MHCSCLAEGVPSVPSNYWISGLAFPDWAYKAESSPGSRQIQLWHFILELLQKEEFRHVIAWQQGEYGEFVIKDPDEVARLWGRRKCKPQMNYDKLSRALRYYYNKRILHKTKGKRFTYKFNFSKLIVVNYPLWEVRAPPAPHLLMGAPALCRPALVPMGVQSELLQSMLFTHRAMVEQLAGQRTPRGSLGVSGDKKGSSSSDLRLGPAPVPCRLGPCCHFGNLQEEMPSFAAFAPPLTPLLPADWARLSGPLLPPPPTEQQLLGASKLETLLPDPNCSPGVQHFPGLLSLMPEGLGGKPDPAVGPKESKGSQSARESFSPEASVLRTGEESPPSPSLEAFKAAWPLDPP; the protein is encoded by the exons ATGCACTGCAGCTGCTTGGCCGAGGGGGTCCCTTCTGTCCCCAGCAACTACTGGATCTCAG GCCTGGCCTTCCCCGACTGGGCCTACAAAGCCGAGTCATCCCCAGGCTCCCGGCAGATCCAGCTGTGGCACTTCATCCTGGAGCTGCTCCAGAAGGAAGAGTTCCGCCATGTCATCGCCTGGCAGCAGGGCGAGTACGGGGAGTTTGTCATCAAGGACCCAGACGAGGTGGCCCGCCTCTGGGGCCGCAGGAAGTGCAAACCGCAGATGAATTATGACAAGCTGAGCCGGGCCCTCAG GTATTACTATAATAAGAGGATCCTGCACAAGACCAAAGGCAAGAGGTTCACTTACAAGTTCAACTTCAGCAAACTCATCGTGGTCAACTATCCTCTGTGGGAGGTTCGGGCTCCGCCAGCGCCCCACCTGCTGATGGGAGCCCCTGCACTGTGCCGGCCAGCCCTGGTGCCCATGGGCGTACAGAGTGAG CTCCTCCAGAGCATGCTCTTCACTCACCGGGCCATGGTGGAGCAGCTGGCTGGGCAGCGGACCCCCCGAGGATCCCTGGGGGTCTCTGGGGATAAGAAGGGGAGCAGCAGCAGCGATCTCC gCCTTGGACCTGCCCCAGTCCCATGCCGGCTGGGTCCCTGCTGCCACTTTGGAAACCTACAAGAAGAGATGCCTAGCTTTGCCGCCTTCGCCCCTCCACTAACGCCCCTTCTCCCGGCTGACTGGGCCCGCCTCTCCGgacccctcctgcccccaccccccacggagCAGCAGCTCCTGGGGGCCTCCAAGCTAGAGACCCTTCTCCCAGACCCCAACTGCTCCCCGGGGGTCCAGCATTTCCCAGGGCTCTTGTCCCTCATGCCAGAGGGGCTTGGGGGGAAGCCTGATCCCGCAGTGGGGCCAAAGGAGTCAAAGGGGAGTCAGAGTGCCCGGGAGAGCTTCTCCCCAGAGGCCTCAGTCCTCAGAACTGGGGAGGaaagccctccctcccccagtctGGAGGCTTTCAAAGCAGCATGGCCCTTGGATCCTCCTTAA